The following are encoded together in the Erwinia sp. E602 genome:
- a CDS encoding MarR family winged helix-turn-helix transcriptional regulator has product MNTQELNFSRLLHLTAHAWRQAVDRRVKDNGLSMSSWMAVATIAIQETPITQKALAQALGLEDASVVPLIDRLVKQQLVERVQPAEDRRKRLLHVTPLGDELYRDLKIQADALRSELLADIDPGELQITERVLQQLLVATEGK; this is encoded by the coding sequence TTGAATACGCAGGAACTTAACTTTTCCCGCCTGCTGCATCTTACCGCTCATGCCTGGCGCCAGGCGGTGGATCGCCGGGTCAAAGATAACGGCCTGAGCATGAGCAGCTGGATGGCCGTGGCCACCATTGCGATCCAGGAGACGCCAATCACCCAGAAGGCGCTGGCGCAGGCGCTTGGCCTGGAAGATGCCAGCGTGGTGCCACTGATCGACCGGCTGGTAAAACAGCAGCTGGTGGAGCGTGTGCAGCCGGCGGAAGATCGCCGCAAGCGCCTGCTCCACGTTACCCCACTGGGGGATGAACTGTACAGGGATCTGAAAATCCAGGCTGATGCGCTGCGCAGCGAGCTGCTGGCCGATATCGATCCTGGCGAGCTGCAGATCACTGAGCGGGTGCTGCAACAGCTGCTGGTGGCGACGGAAGGTAAGTAA
- the fhuD gene encoding Fe(3+)-hydroxamate ABC transporter substrate-binding protein FhuD, which translates to MNNAVACPSRRRLLKLLACTPLLNCRSLLATPIAAGRIVALEWRPVELLLALGVMPLAVADLPNYRRWVVEPELAATVQDVGLRSEPSLELLQRLKPSLILLSSGFGPNAARIAPLAPQWVSQFSRAPHGPLATTEQDLRALGGLLGREAAAETWLDGMSHRFAEAAQRLHRFREEPLLLFSFLDSRRVMVFGRGSLFADVLARLGLVSAWQGETNAWGSAIIGIERLAQVEGVRALCFLHGDDDPMREIARAQLWRSIPFVRENKLHLLPAVWFFGANYSALRFSQLLTLTLEEAA; encoded by the coding sequence ATGAACAACGCCGTTGCCTGCCCCTCCCGCCGTCGCCTGCTGAAGCTGCTGGCCTGTACACCGCTGCTGAACTGCCGTTCACTGCTCGCCACCCCGATCGCTGCTGGCCGTATTGTGGCGCTGGAGTGGCGGCCGGTGGAGCTGCTGCTGGCGCTGGGGGTCATGCCGCTGGCGGTAGCCGATCTGCCCAACTATCGCCGCTGGGTGGTGGAGCCTGAACTTGCTGCGACGGTGCAGGATGTCGGCCTGCGCAGTGAGCCCAGTCTTGAACTGTTGCAGCGACTCAAGCCATCGCTGATCCTGCTCTCCAGCGGCTTCGGCCCCAACGCCGCGCGCATTGCGCCGCTGGCCCCACAGTGGGTCAGCCAGTTCAGCCGCGCGCCGCACGGGCCGTTAGCCACGACCGAACAGGATCTGCGTGCACTGGGCGGGCTGCTGGGACGTGAAGCGGCCGCCGAAACCTGGCTCGACGGCATGTCGCACCGGTTCGCTGAAGCCGCGCAGCGTCTGCACCGCTTTCGTGAGGAACCCCTGCTGCTGTTCAGCTTTCTCGACAGCCGCCGGGTGATGGTGTTTGGGCGCGGCAGCCTGTTTGCCGATGTGCTGGCGCGGCTGGGGCTGGTCAGCGCCTGGCAGGGGGAAACCAACGCCTGGGGCAGCGCCATTATCGGTATCGAGCGGCTGGCACAGGTCGAAGGGGTGAGAGCGCTCTGTTTCCTGCACGGCGACGACGATCCGATGCGCGAGATCGCCCGGGCGCAGCTGTGGCGCAGTATCCCATTCGTGCGTGAGAACAAACTGCACCTGCTGCCGGCGGTGTGGTTTTTTGGCGCTAACTACTCTGCGCTGCGTTTCAGTCAGCTGCTGACGCTGACGCTGGAGGAGGCAGCATGA
- a CDS encoding efflux transporter outer membrane subunit, translating into MIRRQTGAALLLSALLSGCATHVDRAPSSLIIPEQWRNQAGPAAAPEVSWWQAFGDADMNRLVAQALRNNPDILTARSRVDEYRARLRGAEGDNFPTLDAGVAATRARTLSAATGQPVQSTVFQGLLQANYNVDLWGARSSSIDAAGATLAAMQAAAAAAELTIASSVASGYMTLVSLDEQLRVTQATLVTRENSLQLAQRQFASGYTSKLEWVQSQSEYQTAKAQIPLLRHQIAQQENALSILVGMNPREIARSPRFDRLKPQTLPAVMPSQLLQRRPDIVQAERQLLAADATLQSSRASLLPSLNLTASGTLQNSVLHQLVDNPFRLWSIGGSVLAPLLNREALTAQVDVSMAGRNQALYNYEKVVRSAFSEVNDDLDAIQRYGEQLQELQSQQQVVSEALRIATNRYQNGYASYLDQLDAQRTLFTTQLSVVQAKNNLLLAQVDLYRALGGGWQP; encoded by the coding sequence ATGATCCGCCGTCAGACCGGCGCGGCGCTGCTGCTGAGCGCGTTGCTGAGCGGTTGTGCTACCCACGTGGATCGGGCTCCGTCGTCGCTGATCATCCCAGAGCAGTGGCGCAACCAGGCGGGGCCGGCCGCCGCGCCGGAGGTCAGCTGGTGGCAGGCGTTTGGCGATGCGGATATGAACCGGCTGGTGGCGCAGGCGCTGCGCAATAACCCGGATATTCTCACCGCCCGCTCGCGGGTGGACGAGTACCGCGCCCGGCTGCGCGGGGCGGAGGGCGACAACTTCCCGACCCTCGATGCGGGAGTGGCGGCCACCCGGGCGCGTACGCTTTCGGCGGCCACCGGGCAGCCGGTGCAGTCCACGGTATTTCAGGGGCTGCTGCAGGCTAACTATAACGTCGACCTGTGGGGCGCGCGCAGCAGCAGCATTGATGCCGCCGGCGCCACGCTGGCCGCCATGCAGGCCGCGGCCGCGGCGGCCGAGCTGACCATCGCCAGTTCGGTGGCCTCCGGCTATATGACGCTGGTGTCGCTGGACGAGCAGCTGCGGGTGACGCAGGCGACGCTGGTTACACGCGAGAACTCGCTGCAGCTGGCACAGCGTCAGTTTGCCAGCGGGTACACCTCAAAGCTGGAGTGGGTGCAGTCGCAGTCCGAGTATCAGACCGCGAAAGCGCAGATCCCGCTGCTGCGTCATCAGATTGCCCAGCAGGAGAATGCGTTAAGCATCCTGGTGGGCATGAACCCGCGTGAGATCGCCCGCAGCCCGCGCTTCGACCGGCTGAAGCCGCAGACGCTGCCGGCGGTAATGCCGTCGCAGCTGCTGCAGCGGCGGCCGGATATTGTGCAGGCGGAGCGCCAGCTGCTGGCGGCCGACGCCACGCTGCAGTCATCGCGCGCCAGCCTGCTGCCGTCGCTGAACCTGACCGCCAGCGGCACGCTGCAGAATTCCGTACTGCACCAGCTGGTGGATAATCCGTTCCGCCTGTGGAGCATCGGCGGCAGCGTGCTGGCCCCGTTACTGAACCGCGAGGCGCTAACCGCGCAGGTCGATGTCTCGATGGCCGGTCGCAACCAGGCGCTGTACAACTATGAGAAGGTGGTGCGCAGCGCGTTCAGCGAGGTCAATGACGACCTGGACGCCATCCAGCGCTACGGCGAACAGCTGCAGGAGCTGCAGAGTCAGCAGCAGGTGGTCAGCGAGGCGTTACGCATCGCCACTAACCGTTACCAGAATGGTTACGCCTCCTACCTCGATCAGCTGGACGCGCAGCGCACCCTGTTTACCACCCAGCTCAGCGTGGTGCAGGCGAAGAACAACCTGCTGCTGGCGCAGGTCGATCTCTACCGCGCGCTGGGCGGTGGCTGGCAGCCGTGA
- a CDS encoding MFS transporter, whose product MLPGSPSTPQHPTHKRLAFGIVGLLISITGALSNALVTANLTNLQGVFGAYSNEIAWLPAVYVMGNISINLLLVKFRQQFGLRVFTEAFLVLYVLVAFFHLLVNDLSSAIIVRAAHGMVGAALSSLGIYYQVQAWPAKHRLKALAIGIGASQLAIPLARLFSSELLQLDEWRGLYLLELGLALLSLGAVLILKLPPGERTKVFEKKDFLTFFLLAPGMALFCAVLSLGRIEWWTSTPWLGVCLALGLVLVIAAVVVEHNRSNPLINTRWLGTGAIVRLGIVMILLRMMLAEQNTGAIGYLQQVGLLNDQMQGLALAILAGVASGIVVSALTINPRHLNWPIVLSLGIVMVASLMDAQSNPLTRADNMLFSQFLLGFSTAFFIAPAMLLGIGGVVTQPKNLVSFVVLFGMSQNIGGLMGSALLGTFQTWREKYHSSLLADQLSLLDPNVTERLAQYNSLFASQLGDGVLLGAQSTSQLQTVATLQANVLAYNDVYLLTAAMAGVTLLWVTWRIGRLRYLSWQQAKREAEAERLAMQQTTTIPGTGKA is encoded by the coding sequence ATGCTGCCTGGTTCCCCCTCAACCCCGCAACACCCCACGCACAAACGGCTCGCTTTTGGCATCGTCGGCCTGCTGATTTCAATCACCGGCGCGCTGAGCAACGCGCTGGTCACCGCCAATCTCACCAACCTGCAGGGGGTGTTTGGCGCGTACAGCAATGAGATCGCCTGGCTGCCGGCCGTGTACGTAATGGGCAATATTTCGATCAACCTGTTACTGGTTAAGTTCCGCCAGCAGTTCGGGCTGCGGGTGTTCACCGAAGCCTTCCTGGTGCTCTACGTGCTGGTGGCGTTCTTTCATCTGCTGGTCAACGATCTCAGTTCGGCAATTATCGTACGCGCCGCGCACGGCATGGTTGGGGCCGCGCTCAGTTCGCTGGGCATCTATTACCAGGTGCAGGCGTGGCCGGCGAAGCACCGGCTGAAGGCGCTGGCGATCGGTATCGGCGCGTCGCAGCTGGCGATCCCGCTGGCGCGGCTGTTCTCCAGCGAGCTATTGCAGCTGGACGAGTGGCGCGGGCTGTATCTGCTCGAACTGGGCCTGGCGCTGCTGTCGCTGGGGGCGGTACTGATCCTCAAGCTGCCGCCGGGTGAACGAACCAAGGTTTTTGAAAAGAAAGATTTTCTCACCTTCTTCCTGCTGGCACCCGGCATGGCGCTGTTCTGTGCCGTACTGTCGCTGGGGCGCATCGAATGGTGGACCAGCACGCCGTGGCTGGGCGTCTGCCTGGCGCTGGGGCTGGTGCTGGTGATTGCCGCGGTGGTGGTGGAGCACAACCGCAGCAATCCGCTGATTAACACCCGCTGGCTGGGGACCGGGGCGATCGTGCGTCTCGGTATCGTGATGATCCTGCTGCGGATGATGCTGGCCGAGCAGAACACCGGGGCGATCGGTTATCTGCAGCAGGTCGGGCTGCTCAACGATCAGATGCAGGGGCTGGCGCTGGCGATTCTGGCCGGTGTGGCGAGCGGCATCGTGGTCAGCGCGCTGACCATCAACCCCAGACACCTTAACTGGCCGATCGTCCTGTCGCTGGGGATTGTGATGGTCGCGTCGCTGATGGACGCGCAGTCAAACCCGCTGACCCGCGCAGACAATATGCTGTTCAGCCAGTTCCTGCTTGGGTTCAGCACCGCCTTCTTTATCGCTCCGGCCATGCTCTTAGGCATTGGTGGCGTGGTCACCCAGCCGAAAAATCTGGTCAGCTTTGTGGTGCTGTTCGGCATGAGCCAGAACATCGGCGGGCTGATGGGCTCGGCGCTGCTCGGCACCTTCCAGACCTGGCGTGAGAAGTACCACTCCAGCCTGCTGGCCGACCAGCTGTCGCTGCTGGACCCTAACGTCACCGAACGGCTGGCGCAGTACAACAGCCTGTTTGCCAGCCAGCTGGGCGACGGCGTGCTGCTCGGTGCGCAGAGTACCAGCCAGCTGCAGACGGTGGCCACGTTACAGGCCAACGTGCTGGCCTATAACGACGTCTATTTGCTGACGGCGGCGATGGCCGGCGTCACCTTACTGTGGGTGACCTGGCGCATTGGTCGTCTGCGTTACCTCAGCTGGCAGCAGGCTAAACGTGAGGCGGAAGCCGAGCGCTTAGCGATGCAACAAACAACAACAATACCGGGGACGGGGAAAGCATGA
- a CDS encoding HlyD family secretion protein, with product MSQQEQQFAERQRNNKLRILSITLGAGIALVGVLVILYAWKLPPFTSQMQSTENAYVRGQVTFISPQVSGYITAVRVVDLQPVQQGQLLMTIDDRIYRQKVHQAQAALEMKVAALANNQQQQRSAQAVIARNEAALQNARAQALKGGLDLKRVESLAADGSLSVRERDAARASNAQTRADVQQAQATLDVSKQDLQTAIVNRASLAADVTSAQAALELAKIDLANTQIVAPASGQLGQMSVRLGAYVSAGTRLTSVVPEQKWVIANLKETQMARIRPGLPATFRVDGLNGERFSGEVEFISPAAGSEFSAISPDNATGNFVKIAQRIPVRIRITGGNTERLRPGMSVEVSIDTGAEPDETQQGSVSDRSAAPGASAGAAGSQP from the coding sequence ATGAGCCAACAGGAACAGCAGTTTGCTGAACGCCAGAGAAATAACAAGCTGCGGATCTTATCAATTACCCTCGGTGCCGGCATTGCGCTGGTCGGGGTGCTGGTGATCCTCTACGCCTGGAAGCTGCCGCCGTTTACCAGCCAGATGCAGTCGACCGAAAACGCCTACGTGCGCGGGCAGGTGACCTTTATCAGCCCGCAGGTCAGCGGCTATATCACCGCGGTCAGGGTGGTGGATCTGCAGCCGGTGCAGCAGGGGCAGCTGTTGATGACCATTGATGACCGCATCTACCGGCAGAAGGTCCACCAGGCGCAGGCGGCGCTGGAGATGAAGGTGGCGGCGCTGGCGAATAACCAGCAGCAGCAGCGCAGCGCGCAGGCGGTGATCGCCCGCAACGAGGCCGCGCTGCAGAATGCCCGCGCCCAGGCGCTGAAGGGGGGGCTGGATCTGAAGCGGGTGGAGAGCCTTGCCGCCGACGGTTCGCTGTCGGTGCGTGAACGCGACGCGGCCCGCGCCAGCAACGCGCAGACCCGTGCGGACGTGCAGCAGGCCCAGGCGACGCTGGACGTGTCAAAGCAGGATCTGCAAACCGCTATCGTGAACCGCGCCTCGCTGGCGGCCGACGTCACCAGCGCCCAGGCGGCGCTGGAGCTGGCAAAAATCGATCTGGCCAACACGCAGATCGTCGCACCGGCGTCCGGGCAGCTGGGGCAGATGTCGGTACGGCTGGGGGCCTACGTCAGCGCCGGTACCCGCCTGACCTCGGTGGTGCCTGAACAAAAATGGGTGATCGCCAATCTGAAAGAGACGCAGATGGCGCGCATCCGCCCAGGCCTGCCGGCAACTTTCCGCGTGGACGGGCTGAACGGCGAGCGTTTCAGCGGCGAGGTGGAGTTTATCTCGCCGGCGGCCGGGTCGGAGTTCAGCGCGATTTCGCCGGACAACGCCACCGGTAACTTCGTCAAAATCGCCCAGCGTATCCCGGTCCGTATCCGCATTACCGGCGGTAATACGGAACGGCTGCGCCCCGGCATGTCGGTGGAGGTGAGTATTGATACCGGAGCAGAGCCGGATGAAACGCAGCAGGGGAGTGTGTCGGACCGCAGCGCGGCCCCGGGCGCGTCAGCCGGCGCGGCCGGGAGTCAGCCATGA
- a CDS encoding GNAT family N-acetyltransferase, protein MSSSAIIPLSQQPQRAEEIAHFLFQEWHQLDNWADPLEVAERLHQRNLPGSVGFTLLALSDGDELSGTASVIEYELSDNSARRYWLGEVFTLAEWRGQGIGSRLVNACIAHARQQGVAELWLYTPDRQALYQRLGWREVEQREVNGEWVSVMVRAL, encoded by the coding sequence ATGTCATCAAGCGCAATTATACCCCTCAGCCAACAGCCTCAGCGTGCGGAGGAGATCGCGCATTTTCTCTTCCAGGAGTGGCACCAGCTGGATAACTGGGCCGATCCTCTCGAGGTGGCTGAACGTCTGCATCAGCGTAATCTGCCGGGCAGCGTCGGCTTTACCCTGCTTGCCCTCAGCGACGGCGATGAGCTGAGCGGTACGGCCAGCGTCATTGAATATGAACTGAGCGATAACTCCGCCCGCCGCTACTGGCTTGGCGAAGTATTTACCCTGGCCGAGTGGCGCGGCCAGGGGATCGGTTCACGGCTGGTCAACGCCTGTATCGCCCACGCGCGGCAACAGGGGGTGGCAGAGCTATGGCTGTATACGCCGGATCGGCAGGCACTCTATCAACGCCTGGGCTGGCGCGAAGTCGAGCAGCGCGAGGTCAACGGGGAGTGGGTATCGGTGATGGTGCGGGCGCTGTAG